One Methylobacterium oryzae DNA window includes the following coding sequences:
- the pnp gene encoding polyribonucleotide nucleotidyltransferase has product MFDVQREELMWGDRKLVLETGKVARQADGAVIATYGETSVLATVVAAKEPKPGIDFMPLTVNYQERAYAAGRIPGGYFKREGRPSEKETLVSRLIDRPIRPLFIDGWRNDTQVVVTVLTHDLENDPDIVAMVAASAALTISGVPFMGPIGGARVGYINGGYRLNPLVTETKEESSLDLVVAGTQDAVLMVESEAKELSEEVMLGAVMFGHKHFQPVIEAIIRLAEKAAKEPRDFKAPENADVEKAVLEVCEAELRAAYTKTVKQERYAAVDAVKAKVMAALCPEGAEKFPAEKVKAAFKEAQSKVVRWNILDSGARIDGRDVKTVRSILSEVGVLPRAHGSALFTRGETQALVVATLGTGEDEQFIDALEGTYKERFLLHYNFPPYSVGETGRMGSPGRREIGHGKLAWRAIRPVLPPAHEFPYTIRVVSEITESNGSSSMASVCGGSLSLMDAGVPLRRPVAGIAMGLILEGERFAVLSDILGDEDHLGDMDFKVAGTDEGVTSLQMDIKIAGITEEIMKIALAQAKDGRAHILAEMAKALTAARPELGEYAPRIETMQIPTDKIRDVIGTGGKVIREIVEKTGAKINIEDTGVVKIASADGKAIKAAYNWIRSIVAEPEVGVIYDGTIVKCMEFGAFVNFFGAKDGLVHISELAANRVAKVTDVVKEGDKVKVKFLGQDDRGKIRLSMKVVDQQTGEDVTEKVKAQRDADRAERGDEPREPREGGRHRGERRREAGE; this is encoded by the coding sequence GAGCTGATGTGGGGCGACCGCAAGCTCGTCCTGGAGACCGGCAAGGTCGCGCGCCAGGCCGACGGCGCCGTCATCGCCACTTACGGTGAGACCTCGGTGCTCGCGACCGTGGTCGCCGCCAAGGAGCCGAAGCCCGGCATCGACTTCATGCCGCTCACCGTGAACTACCAGGAGCGCGCCTACGCCGCCGGCCGCATCCCGGGCGGCTACTTCAAGCGCGAGGGCCGTCCCTCCGAGAAGGAGACTCTGGTCTCCCGCCTGATCGACCGCCCGATCCGCCCGCTCTTCATCGACGGCTGGCGCAACGACACGCAGGTCGTCGTCACCGTCCTGACCCACGATCTCGAGAACGATCCCGACATTGTCGCGATGGTCGCGGCCTCCGCGGCCCTGACCATCTCGGGCGTGCCGTTCATGGGCCCGATCGGCGGCGCCCGCGTCGGCTACATCAACGGCGGCTACCGGCTGAACCCGCTGGTCACCGAGACCAAGGAAGAGTCGAGCCTCGACCTCGTCGTCGCCGGCACGCAGGACGCGGTGCTGATGGTCGAGTCGGAGGCCAAGGAGCTCTCCGAGGAGGTGATGCTCGGCGCCGTGATGTTCGGCCACAAGCACTTCCAGCCGGTGATCGAGGCGATCATCCGCCTCGCCGAGAAGGCCGCCAAGGAGCCGCGCGACTTCAAGGCCCCCGAGAACGCCGACGTCGAGAAGGCCGTCCTGGAGGTCTGCGAGGCGGAGCTCCGCGCCGCCTACACCAAGACCGTCAAGCAGGAGCGCTACGCCGCCGTCGACGCCGTGAAGGCGAAGGTGATGGCCGCCCTCTGCCCGGAGGGCGCCGAGAAGTTCCCGGCGGAGAAGGTCAAGGCCGCCTTCAAGGAGGCCCAGTCGAAGGTGGTCCGCTGGAACATCCTCGACAGCGGCGCCCGCATCGACGGCCGCGACGTGAAGACGGTCCGCTCGATCCTCTCCGAGGTCGGCGTGCTGCCCCGCGCCCACGGCTCGGCCCTGTTCACCCGCGGCGAGACCCAGGCCCTTGTGGTTGCCACCCTCGGCACCGGCGAGGATGAGCAGTTCATCGACGCGCTGGAAGGCACCTACAAGGAGCGCTTCCTGCTCCACTACAACTTTCCTCCCTACAGCGTCGGCGAGACTGGCCGGATGGGCTCGCCGGGCCGCCGCGAGATCGGCCACGGCAAGCTCGCCTGGCGGGCGATCCGCCCGGTCCTGCCGCCGGCCCACGAGTTCCCCTACACGATCCGCGTCGTGTCGGAGATCACCGAGTCCAACGGCTCGTCCTCGATGGCCTCGGTCTGCGGCGGCTCGCTGTCGCTGATGGATGCCGGCGTGCCGCTGCGCCGTCCGGTGGCGGGCATCGCCATGGGCCTCATCCTGGAGGGTGAGCGCTTCGCGGTTCTGTCCGACATCCTCGGCGACGAGGATCACCTCGGCGACATGGACTTCAAGGTGGCCGGCACGGACGAGGGCGTGACCTCGCTCCAGATGGACATCAAGATCGCCGGCATCACCGAGGAGATCATGAAGATCGCCCTCGCCCAGGCGAAGGACGGCCGCGCCCACATCCTGGCCGAGATGGCCAAGGCGCTGACGGCGGCCCGTCCGGAGCTCGGCGAGTACGCGCCGCGCATCGAGACGATGCAGATCCCGACGGACAAGATCCGCGACGTGATCGGCACCGGCGGCAAGGTGATCCGCGAGATCGTCGAGAAGACCGGCGCCAAGATCAACATCGAGGACACGGGCGTCGTGAAGATCGCCTCGGCCGACGGCAAGGCGATCAAGGCGGCCTACAACTGGATCCGCTCGATCGTGGCGGAGCCGGAGGTCGGCGTGATCTATGACGGCACGATCGTGAAGTGCATGGAGTTCGGCGCCTTCGTGAACTTCTTCGGCGCCAAGGACGGCCTCGTCCACATCTCGGAGCTCGCCGCGAACCGGGTCGCCAAGGTGACGGACGTCGTCAAGGAAGGCGACAAGGTCAAGGTGAAGTTCCTCGGTCAGGACGACCGCGGCAAGATCCGCCTGTCCATGAAGGTCGTCGACCAGCAGACCGGCGAGGACGTCACCGAGAAGGTAAAGGCTCAGCGCGACGCCGACCGGGCCGAGCGCGGCGACGAGCCGCGCGAGCCCCGCGAGGGCGGCCGCCACCGTGGCGAGCGCCGCCGCGAGGCCGGCGAGTAA